A portion of the Cryptomeria japonica chromosome 5, Sugi_1.0, whole genome shotgun sequence genome contains these proteins:
- the LOC131065133 gene encoding class I heat shock protein: MSYIGRDFANYYETPTFPVVDWHETADTHVFKADLAGVDKGAVKLGMVDGGILEISGERSIEGGKNYLRCERFKGRFLRHFTLPENANVDEAKAAMENGVLTVTVPKKPDQYSVIEIC, translated from the exons ATGTCTTATATCGGCAGAGACTTCGCGAATTATTACGAAACTCCAACATTTCCAGTGGTAGATTGGCATGAAACTGCAGATACTCATGTCTTCAAGGCCGACCTTgctg GAGTGGATAAAGGAGCAGTTAAATTAGGAATGGTAGACGGTGGGATTCTGGAAATAAGCGGAGAACGTAGCATAGAAGGGGGCAAGAATTATCTCCGTTGTGAACGCTTCAAAGGGAGGTTCCTGAGGCATTTCACACTACCTGAGAATGCGAATGTGGATGAGGCGAAAGCTGCCATGGAAAATGGAGTGCTCACTGTCACAGTGCCCAAGAAACCTGATCAATACAGTGTCATTGAAATCTGCTGA